The proteins below come from a single Papaver somniferum cultivar HN1 chromosome 11, ASM357369v1, whole genome shotgun sequence genomic window:
- the LOC113323980 gene encoding sulfated surface glycoprotein 185-like has translation MGFLLKRRGEPSITIMLFVLISLILLTTICSAALIEESKRRRRPLPPSPQPNTHPRPQFSSPPPPPKDNPNFPPPPPPPPINDKPNFPPPTPPSIDDKLNFPPPPPPPQENTLNFPPPPALLP, from the exons ATGGGGTTCTTACTTAAAAGAAGGGGCGAACCAAGCATTACCATAATGTTGTTTGTTCTAATTAGCTTAATCCTCTTAACTACCATCTGTAGTGCAG CTCTAATCGAAGAAAGTAAGCGGCGTCGTCGGCCACTGCCGCCATCTCCGCAGCCAAATACCCATCCTAGACCACAattttcttctcctcctcctcctccaaagGATAATCCCAACTTCCCTCctcctccacctcctcctcctataAATGATAAGCCCAACTTCCCTCCTCCAACTCCTCCTTCTATAGATGATAAGCTCAACttccctcctcctcctcctcctcctcaagaAAATACGCTCAACTTCCCTCCTCCTCCTGCTCTCCTCCCATAA